Proteins co-encoded in one Halorussus lipolyticus genomic window:
- a CDS encoding (Fe-S)-binding protein — MAKFVLAQAGSEATRPTFWKIGHFGEAIFYYLAAVAVAIFAFGVYDRFSTYAEGSESWFDRLDNLSSRIVSATKIVFSNQKQFDRDLYAGLMHAFVFWGFLTLFIGTTILMIDMDIWTKLLGQESFFDGAFYLSYSLVMDAMGLLFVVGIGMAIYRRYWVREGRLWGKHTSTEDDLFVWTLFLLGVGGYVTEGVRILGTSATRDVSFETVSFVGWFVYDVLAVAGVTPEMAAAAYPVIWWSHALLALAFVAAIPYAKPFHMISSFANVVTRDEKAGKRLPGVPDDASPEEIGHGSIEDFTWKELLDHDACTKCGRCSSVCPAKASGRPLDPRDVILDLKQYREDLEAGRTEEKDIIADGGASVINSETMESCMSCMACMDACPVEIEHVEQFTQMNRRLTESGQMDPNVQDTMMNVFQNGNTFGEPQRKRPDWADELDFEIPDAREESVEYLWYVGDYPSFDERNRLVARSLATILEESGVDYGILYDDEQADGNDVRRVGEEGLYEMLVEDNAEAIQNCDYDKIVCTDPHSYNTFKNEYPEFEECSWTEDDVFHYTQVVEDLFRDLGLTGSELDYTVTYHDPCHLGRYNDEYEAPREIVKATGCELDEMPRNRDDSFCCGGGGGGLWMDFEEDPKPSEERLREALNDTDAGSRVEKFVVACPMCMTMYEDGRKTGGYEDDIEIVDVSELLVEAIGEKERVEVAAD, encoded by the coding sequence ATGGCAAAATTTGTGTTGGCGCAGGCGGGGAGCGAGGCCACCCGCCCGACCTTCTGGAAGATCGGCCACTTCGGCGAGGCCATCTTCTACTACCTCGCGGCGGTGGCGGTAGCCATCTTCGCGTTCGGGGTCTACGACCGGTTCTCGACCTACGCGGAGGGGTCCGAATCGTGGTTCGACCGCCTCGACAACCTGTCGAGTCGAATCGTCTCAGCGACTAAAATCGTCTTCTCGAACCAGAAACAGTTCGACCGCGACCTCTACGCGGGCCTGATGCACGCCTTCGTCTTCTGGGGCTTTTTGACCCTGTTCATCGGGACCACCATCCTGATGATAGACATGGACATCTGGACGAAGCTCCTCGGACAGGAGTCGTTCTTCGACGGGGCATTCTACCTGTCGTACTCGCTGGTCATGGATGCGATGGGCCTGCTGTTCGTGGTCGGCATCGGCATGGCCATCTACCGGCGCTACTGGGTCCGAGAGGGTCGCCTCTGGGGCAAGCACACCTCAACCGAGGACGACCTGTTCGTCTGGACCCTGTTCCTGCTGGGCGTCGGCGGGTACGTCACCGAGGGCGTCCGCATCCTCGGCACGAGCGCGACCCGAGACGTCTCCTTCGAGACGGTCAGTTTCGTCGGGTGGTTCGTCTACGACGTGCTGGCAGTCGCCGGCGTGACCCCTGAGATGGCGGCCGCGGCTTACCCCGTCATCTGGTGGTCTCATGCGCTCTTGGCGCTGGCGTTCGTCGCCGCAATTCCCTACGCCAAGCCCTTCCACATGATTTCGAGTTTCGCCAACGTCGTCACCCGCGACGAGAAGGCCGGCAAGCGTCTCCCCGGCGTCCCGGACGACGCCAGTCCCGAGGAGATCGGCCACGGTTCAATCGAGGACTTCACGTGGAAGGAACTGCTGGACCACGACGCCTGTACCAAGTGCGGTCGGTGTTCGTCGGTCTGTCCCGCGAAGGCGTCGGGCCGACCGCTCGACCCCCGCGACGTGATTCTCGACCTGAAGCAGTACCGCGAGGACCTCGAAGCGGGCCGAACCGAGGAGAAGGACATCATCGCCGACGGCGGCGCGTCGGTCATCAACAGCGAGACGATGGAGTCGTGCATGTCCTGCATGGCCTGCATGGACGCCTGCCCGGTCGAAATCGAACACGTCGAGCAGTTCACCCAGATGAACCGCCGACTCACCGAATCGGGCCAGATGGACCCCAACGTCCAAGACACGATGATGAACGTGTTCCAGAACGGCAACACGTTCGGCGAACCTCAGCGCAAGCGCCCCGACTGGGCCGACGAACTCGACTTCGAGATTCCCGACGCCCGCGAGGAGTCCGTCGAGTATCTCTGGTACGTCGGCGACTACCCGAGTTTCGACGAGCGGAATCGGTTGGTGGCTCGCTCGCTGGCGACCATCCTCGAGGAGTCCGGCGTCGATTACGGCATCCTCTACGACGACGAGCAGGCCGACGGTAACGACGTGCGCCGGGTCGGCGAGGAGGGCCTCTACGAGATGCTGGTCGAGGACAACGCCGAGGCCATCCAGAACTGCGACTACGACAAAATCGTCTGTACCGACCCGCACAGCTACAACACCTTCAAGAACGAGTATCCGGAGTTCGAGGAGTGTTCGTGGACCGAGGACGACGTGTTCCACTACACGCAGGTCGTCGAAGACCTGTTCCGGGACCTCGGCCTCACCGGGTCGGAACTCGACTACACCGTCACCTACCACGACCCGTGCCACCTCGGCCGGTACAACGACGAGTACGAGGCCCCCCGCGAAATCGTGAAAGCCACGGGCTGTGAACTGGACGAGATGCCCCGCAACCGGGACGACTCGTTCTGTTGCGGCGGTGGCGGCGGCGGCCTCTGGATGGACTTCGAGGAGGACCCCAAGCCGAGCGAGGAGCGCCTGCGCGAAGCCCTCAACGACACCGATGCCGGAAGCCGCGTCGAGAAGTTCGTCGTGGCCTGCCCGATGTGCATGACGATGTACGAGGACGGGCGGAAGACCGGCGGCTACGAGGACGACATCGAAATCGTGGACGTGTCGGAACTGCTGGTGGAAGCCATCGGCGAGAAGGAGCGCGTCGAAGTCGCCGCGGACTAA
- a CDS encoding energy-coupling factor transporter transmembrane component T family protein, translating to MTLSYRPGDSLAHRLDPRTKLAFQVAFALAAFAHTTPKGLFALTGVAGVVLGFSDVSAREALVEYRFVFPFLLAGPLLSAATLGPPWIRWQAGFDTLLASYRVVLVLFVSAAYLRTTPVRDSRAAIQHLVPGKTGRLLGTGVGFVFRFLPVLQSDLRRIRDASSARLGDERGLVERMKLVSISGLSRALSRADRFALALRARCFAWNPTLPRLAFSRADVPALGVSVVLLGWALLGWLTTVTVF from the coding sequence ATGACGCTGAGCTATCGCCCCGGCGATTCGCTGGCCCACCGACTCGACCCCCGGACCAAACTCGCCTTTCAGGTCGCGTTCGCGCTGGCGGCGTTCGCCCACACCACGCCGAAAGGCCTGTTCGCGCTGACGGGAGTCGCCGGGGTCGTCCTCGGCTTTTCGGACGTGTCGGCCCGCGAGGCCCTCGTGGAGTACCGATTCGTCTTCCCCTTCCTGCTAGCCGGGCCACTGCTCTCGGCCGCGACTCTCGGCCCGCCGTGGATTCGCTGGCAGGCGGGATTCGACACGCTCCTCGCCAGTTACCGGGTCGTCCTCGTGCTATTCGTGAGCGCGGCCTATCTTCGGACCACCCCGGTCAGGGACTCGCGGGCCGCGATTCAGCACCTCGTGCCGGGGAAGACCGGTCGACTGCTGGGAACCGGCGTCGGGTTCGTCTTCCGGTTTCTGCCGGTCTTGCAGTCCGACCTGCGCCGGATTCGGGACGCCTCCTCGGCCCGGTTGGGCGACGAGCGAGGACTGGTCGAGCGGATGAAACTCGTCTCCATCTCGGGGCTGTCTCGGGCGCTCTCGCGGGCCGACAGGTTCGCGCTTGCCCTCCGCGCCCGGTGTTTCGCGTGGAATCCGACGCTCCCCCGACTCGCGTTCTCTCGGGCCGACGTTCCGGCACTCGGAGTGAGCGTCGTCCTCCTCGGGTGGGCACTCCTCGGATGGCTGACCACCGTGACGGTCTTCTAA
- a CDS encoding energy-coupling factor ABC transporter ATP-binding protein, translating to MIETRELVHRYGDTPAVDGISLSIPDGEFVLLAGPNGSGKSTLVRHFNGLLEPDEGEVLVDGTPVTDDLVAARTRVGMVFQQPRDGFVSATVGADVAFGPENLGLDHDEIDRRVETALRAVNMEKRRDERIDELSGGERERVAIAGALAMEPDHLVLDEPFTGLDAPARESVVEQLRNLKESGTGVVLVTHDLRDTFGLADRIVALADGGVAVDAAPEDARDRLPDLGIRVPPREETTPR from the coding sequence ATGATAGAGACCCGCGAACTGGTTCACCGGTACGGCGACACCCCCGCCGTAGACGGCATCTCGCTCTCGATTCCGGACGGCGAGTTCGTCCTGCTGGCCGGTCCCAACGGTTCGGGCAAGTCCACGCTCGTCCGGCACTTCAACGGCCTGCTGGAACCCGACGAGGGCGAGGTGCTGGTCGATGGCACCCCGGTTACGGACGACCTCGTGGCCGCCAGAACTCGCGTCGGGATGGTGTTCCAGCAACCCCGCGACGGGTTCGTCTCGGCCACGGTCGGTGCGGACGTTGCCTTCGGCCCGGAGAATCTGGGTCTCGACCACGACGAAATCGACCGTCGCGTCGAGACGGCCCTCCGAGCGGTGAACATGGAGAAGCGCCGCGACGAGCGCATCGACGAACTCTCCGGCGGCGAGCGCGAGCGAGTGGCGATTGCGGGGGCCTTGGCGATGGAACCCGACCACCTTGTGCTGGACGAACCGTTCACCGGCCTCGACGCCCCGGCCCGCGAGTCGGTGGTCGAACAGCTCCGGAATCTCAAGGAATCGGGCACCGGGGTCGTCCTCGTGACCCACGACCTGCGGGACACGTTCGGCCTCGCGGACCGAATCGTCGCGCTCGCTGACGGAGGGGTCGCCGTGGACGCCGCCCCCGAGGACGCCCGCGACAGACTCCCGGACCTCGGAATTCGGGTACCCCCGCGAGAGGAGACCACTCCCAGATGA
- a CDS encoding biotin transporter BioY → MSTDTASVELVGEEAAGNIARAALLAAMTGAFAYVSFPNPFSPAPVSLQVLGVFLAGILLGPVWGGVSMALYLLTGAVGAPVFAGGSAGIGALFGPTGGYLWSYPVSAFVIGAIVHGGLGLKNPIPRGIPRLVGAMVVGTVVIYAFGVVGFAVVLDMTLTKAFLTAAAAFIPAEAFKMVAAIGVVRSDQITAE, encoded by the coding sequence ATGAGTACAGATACGGCGTCAGTCGAACTCGTCGGCGAGGAGGCCGCCGGGAACATCGCCCGCGCGGCCCTGCTGGCCGCCATGACCGGCGCGTTCGCTTACGTATCGTTCCCAAATCCTTTCTCGCCCGCACCGGTGAGTCTGCAAGTCCTCGGCGTATTTCTGGCCGGAATCCTGCTGGGTCCGGTCTGGGGCGGCGTCTCGATGGCGCTGTACCTGCTGACCGGCGCGGTCGGTGCCCCCGTCTTCGCCGGTGGGTCGGCCGGAATCGGCGCGCTGTTCGGCCCGACCGGAGGCTACCTCTGGTCGTACCCCGTCTCAGCGTTCGTCATCGGCGCAATCGTCCACGGCGGTTTGGGACTCAAAAACCCCATCCCGCGGGGGATTCCGCGACTCGTCGGCGCGATGGTCGTCGGCACCGTCGTCATCTACGCCTTCGGCGTGGTCGGTTTCGCAGTCGTCCTCGACATGACGCTCACGAAGGCGTTCCTCACCGCCGCGGCGGCGTTCATCCCCGCCGAGGCCTTCAAGATGGTCGCCGCAATCGGCGTCGTCCGGAGCGACCAGATTACCGCCGAGTAG
- a CDS encoding conditioned medium-induced protein 4 yields MDEKTEELRDIFMDVTDESTVTEQQAETHGSLSSETEVDERLEDAVARMRDRYDFGTTLSDDELVTVVRGFYAGDSDAEIARNLGDASLGKTVSRARIDLHLIRDSDTDAPFDMDELRDLLDRDATTVECADELGVSESTVRRYRRVVETQQERRTVNDQFRDEFENVLRDRELSDRMTESVQEDGLDDATEGMETNVSF; encoded by the coding sequence ATGGACGAGAAGACAGAGGAACTCCGTGACATCTTCATGGATGTCACCGACGAATCCACCGTCACCGAACAGCAAGCGGAGACTCACGGCTCGCTGAGTTCGGAGACGGAGGTGGACGAGCGTCTCGAAGACGCGGTTGCTCGGATGCGGGACCGCTACGACTTCGGTACGACGCTCTCCGACGACGAACTCGTCACCGTGGTCCGGGGCTTCTACGCCGGCGACTCCGACGCCGAAATCGCCCGCAACCTCGGCGACGCCTCGCTCGGCAAGACGGTCTCGCGCGCTCGCATCGACCTCCACCTCATCCGAGACAGTGACACCGATGCACCGTTCGACATGGACGAACTCAGGGACCTGCTTGACCGCGACGCGACCACCGTCGAGTGCGCCGACGAACTCGGCGTGAGCGAATCGACCGTCCGGCGCTATCGCCGGGTCGTGGAGACCCAGCAAGAACGGCGCACCGTCAACGACCAGTTCCGCGACGAGTTCGAGAACGTCCTCCGGGACCGGGAACTCTCCGACCGCATGACCGAGAGCGTCCAAGAGGACGGTCTGGACGACGCGACCGAAGGGATGGAGACGAACGTCTCATTCTAA
- a CDS encoding CRISPR-associated protein Cas4: MSKIAFSDLSTAAYCPRKLYYRRREEDLEIPDEVAERRELAFRYGDLLASSRDGLSDRPLAVAPDEFRANLDRARGRFADEWPAIRDPSERKRLTEGKDCRGIVHKVLDLGVPTPAMVFTGTPPEEGVWEPQSVRAVAAAKALSWETEEQVERAFVEYPTHGVIREIRLNVRRKGAYRRAMEAVRSLDGPPPRLTNDAKCEACDYRTECGVKTRSLKSLLGL; encoded by the coding sequence GTGTCGAAGATAGCTTTCAGCGACCTCTCGACCGCGGCGTACTGCCCGCGGAAGTTGTACTACCGGCGTCGAGAGGAGGACCTCGAAATCCCGGACGAAGTGGCCGAGCGCCGGGAGTTGGCCTTTCGGTACGGCGACCTGTTGGCGTCCTCGCGCGACGGCCTTTCCGACCGCCCGCTGGCGGTCGCTCCCGACGAGTTTCGCGCGAACCTCGACCGCGCTCGCGGTCGATTCGCTGACGAGTGGCCCGCCATCCGGGACCCGAGCGAGCGCAAGCGTCTGACCGAGGGCAAAGACTGCCGGGGCATCGTCCACAAGGTGCTGGACCTCGGCGTGCCCACGCCCGCGATGGTTTTCACGGGCACCCCGCCCGAGGAGGGCGTCTGGGAACCCCAATCGGTCCGGGCCGTCGCGGCGGCGAAGGCCCTCTCGTGGGAGACCGAGGAGCAAGTCGAACGCGCGTTCGTGGAGTACCCGACCCACGGCGTGATTCGGGAGATTCGCCTGAACGTCCGCCGGAAGGGGGCGTATCGGCGGGCCATGGAAGCGGTGCGGTCGCTGGACGGCCCGCCGCCGAGACTCACGAACGACGCGAAGTGCGAGGCCTGCGACTACCGGACCGAGTGCGGCGTGAAAACGCGGTCGCTGAAGTCGCTGTTGGGGTTGTAG
- a CDS encoding L-threonylcarbamoyladenylate synthase, which translates to MTEESIAAAANAIRDGNLVVYPTETVYGLGADALNEEAVERVFEAKGRSRDKPISLAVPDADAALEYVRATDRERRFMREFLPGPVTLLCEKREEVPDILTAGRERVGIRIPDHPVALDLLSEFAPVTATSANVSGRPSATRVADLDEEIRDAAEVVLDGGETGSTGSTVVNVETGEIVREGPNADEIRDWLDAESAE; encoded by the coding sequence ATGACCGAGGAGTCGATAGCGGCGGCGGCAAACGCGATTCGAGACGGGAACCTCGTGGTCTACCCGACCGAAACGGTGTACGGTCTCGGCGCGGACGCCCTGAACGAGGAGGCCGTAGAGCGCGTTTTCGAGGCCAAGGGCCGGTCGCGCGACAAACCGATTTCGCTGGCGGTGCCCGACGCCGACGCCGCGCTGGAGTACGTTCGAGCGACTGACCGGGAACGGCGGTTCATGCGCGAGTTCCTGCCCGGCCCGGTGACGCTCCTCTGCGAGAAGCGCGAGGAGGTCCCGGACATCCTGACTGCCGGGCGCGAGCGCGTCGGGATTCGAATCCCCGACCACCCAGTCGCGCTGGACCTTCTGAGCGAGTTCGCCCCTGTCACCGCCACCAGCGCGAACGTGAGCGGGAGACCGAGCGCAACCAGAGTCGCGGACTTGGACGAGGAGATTCGGGACGCCGCAGAGGTGGTCCTCGACGGCGGCGAGACCGGCAGTACCGGAAGCACGGTCGTGAACGTCGAGACCGGCGAAATCGTGCGCGAGGGACCGAACGCCGACGAGATTCGGGACTGGTTAGACGCCGAGTCGGCCGAGTAG
- a CDS encoding peptidoglycan DD-metalloendopeptidase family protein, translated as MTHDETSRRDFLKASGVAIAGTAALSGTAAAAKNYSYLTPVFTTSDLSVRENPTTSAARKAVAAKRTGGRVFEGPESADGYNWWKVQFSGDGNNGPVTGWVAEDWLSEANFACPMTGTVTSTYWDTRDGGTRYHRAVDFADGGGTPIHAAAGGTTEHRYDDGGYGNWLLIYHGNGWKTGYGHLSSFEVGDGVSVSRGDVVAYEGDTGAGTGPHLDFQVWDPNWEKKRSYYDTYDEAVQGTGVPRAFF; from the coding sequence ATGACTCACGACGAAACTAGCAGACGGGACTTCCTGAAAGCGAGTGGCGTAGCAATTGCGGGCACGGCGGCCCTCTCCGGGACCGCGGCCGCGGCGAAAAACTACAGTTACCTGACGCCGGTGTTCACGACTTCGGACCTCAGCGTCCGAGAGAACCCGACGACGAGCGCGGCGCGAAAGGCGGTCGCCGCCAAGCGAACCGGCGGGCGCGTCTTCGAGGGTCCCGAGTCGGCCGACGGCTACAACTGGTGGAAGGTCCAGTTCTCGGGCGACGGGAACAACGGTCCGGTCACTGGCTGGGTCGCCGAGGACTGGCTATCGGAGGCGAACTTCGCCTGCCCGATGACCGGGACCGTCACCTCGACGTACTGGGACACCCGCGACGGCGGTACCCGCTACCACCGCGCGGTGGACTTCGCGGACGGCGGCGGCACGCCAATCCACGCGGCCGCTGGCGGTACCACCGAACACCGATACGACGACGGTGGCTACGGTAACTGGCTCCTCATCTACCACGGCAACGGGTGGAAGACCGGCTACGGCCACCTCAGTTCGTTCGAGGTCGGCGACGGCGTGTCCGTCTCGCGCGGCGACGTGGTTGCCTACGAGGGCGACACCGGCGCAGGCACCGGCCCGCACCTCGACTTCCAAGTGTGGGACCCCAACTGGGAGAAGAAACGCTCGTACTACGACACGTACGACGAGGCCGTGCAGGGCACCGGCGTCCCGCGCGCCTTCTTCTGA
- a CDS encoding M23 family metallopeptidase, producing MKFDRRSFLKASSSAIVGGVALSGTAAAGHLSVSDPVLTSTDLNIRENPTTSASVKATADQWTGGHIVDGPTSADGYTWWKVSFNQDSDNGRITGWVAEGDAWLDGPTDFSYPCWGFITQTSAEDGGAIDIGNDYGTPLVAARDGTAYTGYGDRCGYYVSIDHGGGWTSIYCHMQERYVSDGEAVTEGQQIGEMGSTGNSTGPHVHFAIRYNGANQDIPGFDGQDLIAGSGIPKSYL from the coding sequence ATGAAATTCGATAGACGAAGTTTCCTGAAGGCGAGTAGTTCGGCAATCGTCGGCGGTGTGGCCCTGAGCGGAACGGCCGCCGCGGGCCACCTGTCGGTCAGCGACCCCGTACTTACCTCGACGGACCTCAACATCCGCGAGAATCCCACGACCAGCGCGAGCGTGAAGGCCACGGCCGACCAGTGGACTGGCGGCCACATCGTAGACGGGCCGACCAGCGCCGACGGCTACACGTGGTGGAAAGTCTCGTTCAACCAAGACAGCGACAACGGCCGCATCACTGGCTGGGTCGCGGAGGGCGATGCGTGGCTCGACGGCCCGACCGACTTCTCGTACCCCTGCTGGGGCTTCATCACTCAGACCTCAGCAGAGGACGGCGGAGCCATCGACATCGGGAACGACTACGGCACGCCGCTAGTCGCCGCGCGCGACGGCACGGCCTACACCGGGTACGGCGACCGATGTGGCTACTACGTCTCCATCGACCATGGCGGCGGATGGACCAGTATCTACTGCCACATGCAGGAGCGATACGTTTCGGACGGCGAGGCCGTGACCGAGGGCCAGCAAATCGGCGAGATGGGTAGCACAGGTAACTCGACCGGCCCGCACGTCCACTTCGCCATCCGGTACAACGGCGCGAATCAGGACATCCCCGGTTTCGATGGACAGGACCTCATCGCCGGGTCCGGCATCCCGAAAAGTTACCTGTAG
- a CDS encoding redoxin domain-containing protein, protein MVDFEVVDLPETDHLEAGDTAPDFTRPLVTDEYWEDTALSELTDEGPVLLVFFTMDGAFPATYMWNEIRDRKWGSEEADDLTVVGLSISDPYAHKQLIEERGIDYRLFSDPQNGVADEYGIVNDLDGMAGVSEPRPAVFLLDEDRTVEYGWVAEEWPDFPDYDEVENAIADR, encoded by the coding sequence ATGGTAGACTTCGAAGTCGTGGACCTCCCCGAGACCGACCACCTCGAAGCGGGCGACACCGCGCCCGACTTCACCCGGCCGCTGGTCACCGACGAGTACTGGGAGGACACCGCCCTCTCGGAGTTGACCGACGAAGGGCCGGTCCTGCTGGTCTTCTTCACGATGGACGGGGCGTTCCCCGCGACCTACATGTGGAACGAGATTCGGGACCGCAAGTGGGGGAGCGAGGAGGCCGACGACCTCACCGTGGTCGGCCTCTCCATCTCGGACCCCTACGCCCACAAGCAACTGATAGAGGAGCGCGGCATCGACTACCGACTGTTCAGCGACCCCCAGAACGGCGTCGCCGACGAGTACGGCATCGTCAACGACCTCGACGGGATGGCAGGTGTGAGCGAACCCCGTCCCGCCGTCTTCCTGCTGGACGAGGACCGAACCGTCGAGTACGGGTGGGTCGCCGAGGAATGGCCCGACTTCCCGGACTACGACGAAGTGGAGAACGCCATCGCCGACCGCTAG
- a CDS encoding glutathione S-transferase N-terminal domain-containing protein — MSQSASAESGITLYRLQACPFCERVVRKLHEYDLDYSSRFVEPMHSDRNVVKRISGKRTVPAIVDENTGVTMSESANIVEYLENTYGDGGARANGGEEQADDEEGGA; from the coding sequence ATGAGCCAGTCAGCGAGCGCCGAATCGGGGATTACGCTGTATCGCTTGCAGGCTTGTCCCTTCTGCGAGCGCGTGGTTCGCAAACTCCACGAGTACGACCTCGACTACAGTTCGCGGTTCGTGGAACCGATGCACAGCGACCGAAACGTCGTCAAGCGAATCTCGGGCAAGCGGACCGTGCCCGCCATCGTGGACGAAAACACCGGCGTCACGATGAGCGAGAGCGCCAACATCGTGGAGTACCTCGAAAACACCTACGGCGACGGCGGCGCGCGAGCAAACGGCGGCGAGGAGCAAGCCGACGACGAGGAGGGAGGTGCCTGA
- a CDS encoding hemolysin family protein: protein MVSFPMFTVASVGATPAAEVLGIQLSESLLTWGGALVIVLLIALSGFFSSSEIAMFSLANHRVDALVEDNIPGADTVDELKSDPHRLLVTILVGNNIVNIAMSSIATGVLALHLTQGQAVAVATFGITALVLLFGESAPKSYAVENTESWALRIARPLKYSEYTLLPLVVLFDYLTRVVNKVTGGRSAIETSYVTRDEIQNMIETGEREGVIEEDEREMLQRIFRFNNTIAKEVMTPRLDMTAVAKTATIDEAIETLVQSGHERVPVYEGSLDNVIGVIHIRDLVREQTYGENPDLELDDVIQPTLHVPESKNVDELLTEMRENRMQMVIVIDEFGTTEGLVTMEDMVEEIVGDILEGEEEEPVEYVDDDTVIVKGELNIDEVNEVLDIDLPEGEEFETVAGFIFNRAGRLVEEGETITYDGVRLHVEQVENTRIMKARVTKLDEEELAESAGESGTELEEGVETEG from the coding sequence ATGGTGTCATTCCCGATGTTTACCGTCGCGTCCGTAGGGGCAACGCCCGCCGCGGAAGTGCTGGGTATTCAACTCTCCGAGTCGCTTCTGACGTGGGGCGGTGCGCTCGTCATCGTCCTTCTCATCGCACTCTCGGGATTCTTCTCGTCCTCGGAGATTGCGATGTTCTCGCTGGCCAACCATCGCGTCGATGCGTTGGTCGAAGATAACATCCCCGGTGCGGACACGGTGGACGAACTCAAATCCGACCCCCATCGTCTGCTCGTCACGATTCTGGTCGGCAACAACATCGTCAACATTGCGATGTCCTCGATTGCCACTGGTGTCCTTGCGCTCCACCTCACGCAGGGACAGGCGGTGGCCGTGGCGACGTTCGGGATTACGGCACTCGTTTTGCTGTTCGGCGAGAGCGCGCCCAAGTCCTACGCGGTCGAAAACACCGAGTCGTGGGCGCTCCGCATCGCTCGCCCGCTGAAGTACTCCGAGTACACGCTCCTCCCGCTTGTCGTCCTGTTCGACTACCTGACGCGTGTCGTCAACAAGGTCACTGGCGGTCGGTCGGCCATCGAGACCTCGTACGTGACCCGCGACGAGATTCAGAACATGATAGAGACCGGCGAGCGCGAGGGCGTCATCGAGGAGGACGAGCGCGAGATGCTCCAGCGCATCTTCCGGTTCAACAACACTATCGCCAAGGAGGTCATGACTCCTCGACTCGACATGACCGCGGTGGCCAAGACCGCGACCATCGACGAGGCCATCGAGACGCTGGTCCAGAGCGGCCACGAGCGCGTCCCGGTCTACGAGGGAAGCCTCGACAACGTTATCGGCGTCATCCACATCCGCGATTTGGTCCGCGAACAGACCTACGGCGAGAACCCCGACCTCGAACTGGACGACGTGATTCAACCGACCCTCCACGTCCCCGAGAGCAAGAACGTGGACGAACTCCTCACCGAGATGCGCGAGAACCGGATGCAGATGGTCATCGTCATCGACGAGTTCGGGACCACCGAGGGCCTCGTGACGATGGAGGACATGGTGGAGGAAATCGTCGGCGACATCCTCGAAGGCGAGGAGGAAGAACCCGTCGAGTACGTGGACGACGATACGGTCATCGTCAAGGGCGAACTCAACATTGACGAGGTGAACGAGGTCCTCGACATCGACCTGCCGGAAGGCGAGGAGTTCGAGACGGTCGCCGGGTTCATCTTCAACCGCGCCGGCCGTCTCGTGGAAGAAGGCGAGACCATCACCTACGACGGCGTGCGCCTCCACGTCGAACAGGTCGAGAACACTCGCATCATGAAGGCCCGCGTGACGAAACTGGACGAGGAGGAACTGGCCGAGAGCGCGGGCGAGTCGGGTACGGAGTTAGAGGAAGGCGTCGAGACCGAAGGGTAG